CGGTGTAGAGCGTCGCCTATTCGAAGATGGCGCTTGCATAGTCGGGATCTCGCGTGCGATGGTTTGTTGAACCATTGGCTTCACCGGGGGGCACCATGCAGCGTTCCATCACATCCACTCACCGATTCACCCGGCTTGCCGGCGTTTTGATGATGATCTGTTCGACGTTGGCGCTGTTACCGAGCACCTCTGGCGCCGCCACCAAAGGTGATCTGGCCGACATCGACGTCGCCCACCACGGCGAAGACGACTACGTGGTGGCCACGCTGTCCAACACCGGCACCATCAAGGTGGAACCCGTCGACTGCACCGAGGACACCACGTGTTCCAGGCATGGCTGGACCACGCTGGGCACCGGGTTCAAGGCGATGCTGATCAATCAACTTGACTACTACGGCACCGTCCTCGTAACCGGCCGACGCGCCAACGGCGACACCTGGTACCGCAAAGGCTCGTGCGGCGAGACGTACTGTTCGTGGGATTCCAAGTGGCGCAGCATCGGCGGCAAGGTTGTGTCGGTGCGGAGCGCTCCGGCAAACAACGAGGACTGCGTGCATCTGGCTGCGCTCGGCCCAGCCGGCGGCGTCTTCCAGGCCAAGATCTGCGACTACGGGTTCGACGGATGGACCTCGCTGGGTGGCAAGCTCGGCCAGGTCGGCGTCGACTGGGACGGGCAGGTGTATGGCACCTCCCGAGCGGGGGCGTTCTACTACGTCGAGTCGGCCCGCTGGCGTTGGGGCGGCGGCAAGATCACCCAACCGGTCAACGCCGACTTCGACATCGACCTCAAGTGCGGCCTATCGGCCAAAAAGGGCGTGTGGTGCTTCGATGTCTCGAATCGCACCTGGACCAACTACGGCGGCTACTGGCGTAAGCTGGACGATGCCCAGGTGGTCGCCGGGATCTCCAAGAGCTGGTCCTTTCAGGTGTTGCGTTCCAACTCGATTCGCGACTGGGGCGGCAGGCTCAATCAAGCGGCAGCGGCGCACTGTCTCAGTGTCGGTGTGGGCGGCGACTACCGACCGTGGTACCGCAACTCCTGCTACGGCTATAGCTGGTACCGGCTGTAGCTCGGGCCTCACGCTGATCGACCGAGCCTCAGCCCGTCGTTCCGGTGGAGGGCTCATCGTGCGGGCCGCTGTCAGCCCGCCCTCCTGCAACCACCAGGGTGATCACGTATCCAGCGCCCCCGTCTCAACGTTCATCAGCAACGTTGAGACGGGCAGCAGACCACCCTCCTGATGCGCGGGTACTGCGACACCAACATCAAAGAGACCCGCTGGTCATCTCCCGCTGAGCCTCAGCGGCCCAGAGCTCAGGCGTCGGGGTAATTGGCCGCATAACGCGAGGCGACCGCGCCCTGCTGACCCTGGTATTTGGAACCAAGGCCGGGGTGCCCGTAGGGGCGCTCCGCAGAACGATCGAGGTGCTGGAACACCATCTGGGCCACCTTCATGCCAGGGCGCAGCAAGATCGGCAGCGTCGACACGTTGGACAACTCCAACACGATGACGCCGTGAAAGCCCGGGTCGACAAAGCCCGCTGTGGCATGCACCTGAACACCGAGCCGGCCAAGGCTGGACTTGCCGTTCACCACCCCCACGATGTTGTCGGGAAGCCCCAGGGTTTCAGCGGTGTGGCCCAGGGCGAACTCACCAGGGTGCAGCACAAAGGGCTCGCCGTCGGGCACCTCGAGTGACTCCATCAGCGCATCGTCCACCGTGATGGGATCGATGTGGGTGAGGCGGGTATTGCGCATCACCCGAAACTGCCGTCCCAGACGGACGTCGACCGATGCGGGCTGCACCAGATCGGGGTCGTAGGGGTCGAACACCAACGCACCCGAATCGATGAGTGCACGGATAGAGGCATCGGCAAGGATCACGCTGTCGAAGCTAGTGCCGAGCCCTCAACGAGGCGCCGGCAGGGCCGGCGTTGTGCTGTCGCAGCGTTTCGGCGATGGAGTATCCTCGCCGGTTACATGGTCGGGTCTGCCCATCGCTTCTGCGAACGGCCGGCTTTCACAGAGGGGGATCGACAGGTATGACAAACAAGGTGAAGGGCGCCGTGGGCGCCCACCCGGTGTTGGCGGGGTTGGGTGTGCTGGTACTGGTCTGCGCCGGCGTCGGCGCGTTCGTCTACAACCAAATGTTCGGCCTCCAAACCACCGTCGTCTACTTCGGTGTCCCCGACGCCCCCACCCTCACCGCCAAACCCGACGAAACCCTGTACCGAATCGACGCCACCAAATCCAAAATCACCTACAACGTCGACGAAAAACTCGCCGGCACCACCCACACCGCCACCGGAACCACCCGCGGCATCGCCGGTGACATCGCCCTCAACACCAACAACCCCACCACCTCACGCGTCGGCGACATCGTCATCAACGTCCAACAACTCACCTCCGACCAACAACTCCGCGACGAACGCCTCCGCCACGACTACCTCGAATCCAACGACTACCAAACCGCCACCTTCTCCCCCACCAAACTCGACGGCCTCCCCACCAAAATCAGCCAAAACACCCCCTACCCCTTCACCATCACCGGCAACCTCACCGTCAAAGAAACCACCAAACCCGCCACCCTCAAAGCCACCGGCACCCTCAACAACAACACCCTCACCATCAACGCCACCACCACCATCTCCCTCTCCGAATTCAACATCGGCCCCATCAACATGGTCGGCTTCGCCCAATCAGGCGACAACGCCAAACTCACCTTCAACCTCACCGCCATCAACGCCGCCGACTTCGAAGACACCGACCGCGTCGCCGCCGAACCAACACCCCAACCCCCCAAACCCACCAACACCTCACCCTCCTTCGCCAAACAGGTCAAACCCATCCTCGAAACCAGCTGCGCCTCATGCCACCAAACCGGCGAAGCAGGCGCACCCTTCTGGGAACTCACCAACGCATCAGACGCCGTCCGAATCGCCGACGGCCTCGCACTCATCACCAAATCCGGCTACATGCCCCCCTTCCTCGCCACCAACAAAGGCATCCCCCTCCAACACGACCCACGCCTCACCACCACCCAAATCACCACCATCGAAGACTGGGCCAAAGCCGGCGCCCAACTCGACACCCCCAAAACCACCCCCATCAAGGCGCCCGACGACGTGGCGCTCCACCCGAGGGCCGACAAGACCCTGACGGCGGAGGCCCCCTACCAGGGCTCAACGTCCAAAACCAACGACTACCGCTGCCTGGTCATGGACCCCCAGGTCACCAAGCCAACCGTCGTGACGGGCTACGAGTTCGTGCCCGACAAGAACGAGTTCGTCCACCACGCGCTCGTGTATCGCATGTCTGCCGATCGCCGGAAAGGCATCGATGAACGCGACGCCGCGGACCCCGGCACCGGCTACGAGTGCTTCGGCGGCGTGGGCGCAGGCGGCGGTGGGCTGAGCCCGTCGGGACGATCACGTGGTTCCTCCCTGGTGGCCGGATGGGCGCCCGGAGGTCTGCCTGGCCGCTATCCGGACAACACGGGGCTGAAGCTGGAACCCGGCGACTTCTTCGTCACCCAGATCCACTACCACTACGTGCACGCTGCACCACCGGACCAGAGCGAACTGGTGCTGCAGGTTGGCGAAGGCGATGCCGCGGACTACGACGACGTACAGGTCAGCCAGTACCTCGCACCCGCCGAGATCCCCTGCATGCCCGACGAGAAAGGCCCGTTGTGCACCCGTGAAGCGGCCGTCAAGGCGCTGGGTGAGGAGTTCGGCCCGGCTGCGCCCATCATCGCCGATGGACTCAACGCCATATGCGGTTCGACCCCGGAGGAGACCGCCAACGTCGACGCCAACGGCATCTCGACCACCGGTTGCGAGCACCAGGTTTCCTCCCCCGGCAAGCTCTTGTCGGTCAACGGGCACATGCACGAGTTGGGTCGCACGTTCCGCATGACCCTCAATCCCGACACGCCGGATGAGAAGATCCTGCTCGACATCGACCGCTGGGACTTCAACTGGCAGTTCAGCTATGTACCCAAGGAAGACATCACCCTGACCAAGGACGACGTCATCAAGGTGGAGTGCTCCTGGGACCGCAACCTGATCAACCCCCAGGCGGAACCTCGATGGGTCACCTGGTCCGAGGGCACCGAAGACGAGATGTGTTTCTCCACGGTCGCCACCGTCAAGCCCCGAGAGTGAACAACCAGCCCGAGCAGACGTCCTCGGTGGAGTCGTCCGAGTCAACCAACGGCCCGCGTGCCGGTCGGAGCGGGCGCAACGTGGGCCTTGCCCTCGTCGGGCTCGCCATCATGGTGGCCGTTGGTGGTGCCTGGTTCGCCCTCACCGGAGGCGCCGCCGACCACCGCTACGTCATCCCGAAGGGCACTGCGGCGCGTCTCGACAATGGCGAACTGATCGAGATCATCCCCCGAGAACTCAGCCTCAAGGCCGGCGACACGCTGACCGTGGTGAACCATGACGTCGCCGACCACTTCGTGAGCGTCACCCAGGTACCTGCGGGTCAGACCGTTACCTACGAGTTTCCCAGTCCCGGGGTGTTTGATGGCGCGTGCACCGTGCACCCCCGGGGCTCAGTGCGTATCGACGTCACCTGAGACAGCGCCGGGTGGCCTGCCGGGCCGGCATGCCTCCGGTAGCCTCAATCGCCCGTCCGCCGACCGAAATGAGCACAGTCCATGGTTGGTCGGGTCCGCGGGATGACGGCACAGCATCCGGTGTTGGCGGGGTTGGGTGTGCTGGTACTGGTCTGCGCCGGCGTCGGCGCGTTCGTCTACAACCAAATGTTCGGCCTCCAAACCACCGTCGTCTACTTCGGTGTCCCCGACGCCCCCACCCTCACCGCCAAACCCGACGAAACCCTGTACCGAATCGACGCCACCAAATCCAAAATCACCTACAACGTCGACGAAAAACTCGCCGGCACCACCCACACCGCCACCGGAACCACCCGCGGCATCGCCGGTGACATCGCCCTCAACACCAACAACCCCACCACCTCACGCGTCGGCGACATCGTCATCAACGTCCAACAACTCACCTCCGACCAACAACTCCGCGACGAACGCCTCCGCCACGACTACCTCGAATCCAACGACTACCAAACCGCCACCTTCTCCCCCACCAAACTCGACGGCCTCCCCACCAAAATCAGCCAAAACACCCCCTACCCCTTCACCATCACCGGCAACCTCACCGTCAAAGAAACCACCAAACCCGCCACCCTCAAAGCCACCGGCACCCTCAACAACAACACCCTCACCATCAACGCCACCACCACCATCTCCCTCTCCGAATTCAACATCGGCCCCATCAACATGGTCGGCTTCGCCCAATCAGGCGACAACGCCAAACTCACCTTCAACCTCACCGCCATCAACGCCGCCGACTTCGAAGACACCGACCGCGTCGCCGCCGAACCAACACCCCAACCCCCCAAACCCACCAACACCTCACCCTCCTTCGCCAAACAGGTCAAACCCATCCTCGAAACCAGCTGCGCCTCATGCCACCAAACCGGCGAAGCAGGCGCACCCTTCTGGGAACTCACCAACGCATCAGACGCCGTCCGAATCGCCGACGGCCTCGCACTCATCACCAAATCCGGCTACATGCCCCCCTTCCTCGCCACCAACAAAGGCATCCCCCTCCAACACGACCCACGCCTCACCACCACCCAAATCACCACCATCGAAGACTGGGCCAAAGCCGGCGCCCAACTCGACACCCCCAAAACCACCCCCATCAAACCCAAGGGCAAGGTGATCAACAGAATCGACCCCGACGTCACGTTGCAGGCCGATGCCCCGTACCAAGGCTCCACCAAGCTGACCAACGACTACCGCTGCCTGGTCATGGACCCCGAGCTCAAGACCGACACGTCACTGACGGGCTACGAGTTCGTGCCCGACAAGAACGAGTTCGTCCACCACGCACTGATCTTCCGTATGGCGGCCGACCTACGCCCCACCGTCGATGCGCGAGACAAGGCCGACCCTGGCACCGGCTACGGATGTTTCGGCGGCGTGGGCGCCGATGAGGTGGTCCCCAGCCCCAGCGGCATGGGCGGCGGAACCGACCTGGTGGCCGCATGGGCACCGGGACAGAGCAGCGGCACCTTCCCCGACGGGTCGGGTATGCGCTTGAACCAGGGCGACTTCTTCGTGGTGCAGGTGCACTACCACTTTGTGCACGCGGCACCACCCGACCACTCCGAACTGGCCCTGCGGTTCGGGAAGGATCCGGTCGACGACTACGACGACATCGCGGTCACCCAGTACCTCGCACCCGCCGAGATCCCCTGCCGACCCGACGAGAAAGGCCCGTTATGTGGCCGGGACGCCATGATGGACGACCTCGCAGATCGTTACGGATCGTCAGCACCAGTGATCGCCGACGGCCTCAACGGCATGTGCGGCGGCACGCCCGAGATGAACGCCAACGTCGATGAGGACGGCATGTCGTACTCATCGTGTGATCACTGGGCCCTGGGGACCGGGCAGGTCGTGTCGGTGTTCGGACACATGCACGAGTTGGGGGTGGGCTTTCGCCTCACCCTCAACCCGGACACGCCGGACGAGAAGATCCTGCTCGACATCGACCGCTGGGACTTCAACTGGCAACTCAACTACGAACCTGCCGACGAGGTGGTGATCAAACCCGGCGACATCGTGCGGGCGGAATGCTCGTGGGACCGAGACCTGATCAACCCACAAACCGAGCCCCGTTGGGTTTCGTGGGCCGAGGGCACCGAGGACGAGATGTGCTACTCGGCGCTGACCACGCGTGAACAGCATTGGACCGGGACGGAACAGCCACCTGATGGTCCCGAGATCGAGCCGGGACTGATCGATCCGATCACCCTGGAGGCCGACTCGCCCGAGGCCGCCGACTAGGTCGCCCAGGCTATCGGCGGCCCGAGCTTCCTGAGCGGGCGCGACCGCTGCCCGAACCCGAGTTCCCTCGGCTCGAACCGCCGCCGGAGTTGCGAGGGTTTCGACGCTTGTTGCCACCCCCACCCTTCGGCCGAGACGGCTCGTGCACTGGCACCTGTGCGCGCACGCTCGGCACGAAGGCCACCTCGCTGTCGGCCTGGGGCAGGCCAACCTCACGCTGCAGTTTGCGGAGGTCTTTGCGCTGATCCGGCTGCACGAGCGAGACCACCTGGCCCTCGGCGCCCGCCCGGGCGGTGCGACCGGAGCGGTGCACGTAATCCTTGGGGTCGGGCGGCAGATCGAAGTGCAACACGCAGGCCACGCCGTCGACGTGGATCCCACGCGCGGCAACGTCGGTGGCCACCAGCGCCGCCACCTTGCCGTCGGCGAACGCTTCCAATGCCCGGGTGCGCTGCCCCTGGGAACGCCCACCATGGATCGGCGCCGCTTTGATGCCCACGCGCTTGAGTTGCTTCGCCACCCGGTCGGCGCCGTGGCGCGTGCGGCAGAACACCACCGTCGGGCCTGCGTCATCGATGAGATCAGCGGAAAGCGCCAGCTTCTGAGGGCGGTCGGCTTCGATGAAGCGATGGCTCACGGTGGAAAGGTCGGGTTCGGTTTCCCCAACCTCGTGGCGCACCGGCTGATGCTGATAGCGGTCGACCAGTACCTTCACGTCGTTATCGAGTGTCGCCGAGTACAGCTGAGTCTGGCGGCGCTTGGCCGTCATGTCCAACAGCTTGCGGACCGTGGGCAGAAAGCCCATGTCGGCCATGCGGTCGGCCTCATCGATCACCACCTGGTCGACGTCACCGAGGCTGACACAGCCCTGCTCGATCAGGTCGGTCAACCGTCCTGGACATGCGACGAGGACGTCGACGCCCCGGTTCAGCGCCGAGCGTTGTGGATTCATGCCGACGCCGCCGTAGACGGCCAGCACGTTGCGGCCCCTGGCCGCCGCCAGCGGCTCAAGCTCGCGACGGATCTGTTCGGCCAACTCACGGGTGGGAGACAGCACCAGGGCGCGCGGCTTGCGCGTGGTGCCGCGCCCCACCTGGGCGACCAGTGGCAGGCCGAAGGCCAGCGTCTTACCAGAGCCGGTTGGGGCACGAGCCAGCACGTCACGGCCGGCGAGAGCGTCGGGGATGGCAGCGACCTGGATGTCAAACGGGAAGACGATGCCGGCGCGTTCAAGCACGGCGGACAGGTCGTCGGGCACGCCAAGCGCGCGGAACGAAGGAACGGGGGTATTCATTGAGGGGGACTTTCCTGTTGTGCCCAAACCCCGAGATGGGCACGAGCGAAGAACGACCAGCCTAACGCGAACCTTGTCGGTGCTCAGCCGAGTGAGCCCGATGACACTTACCCCGGAAGTTGGGCCGTTGCGGTCAGGGCGTACTCCACCGGGCAGACCCCGGTCGGAAGCGTCAGCAGGTGGCGCACCACCTCGCCGATCACCTCGGGGTCGATGCCACGCTCGGCCACGCTGTGTTGCCACTGACGGCGATGTTCATCGTCGGCATCGTCGGCCAGGTTGGTCCGCACGAACCCCGGCGACACGGTGGTGACCGCAATGCCGTCGGGTTGCAACTCCATCCGCAGCGCATCGCCCAGCGCGTGGACGGCGAACTTGGTGGATGCGTAGACGCCACCGTCCACGCTCGCCACCCGGCGACCGGACATCGACGACATGTTGATGAGGTTGGGGTGTGCGCTCCGGCGGAGGTAAGGAACGGCCGCATGGGTGGTGGCGAGCAGACCCATGACGTTCACCTCAAAGGCGGCCCGCCACACCTCGGGGTTGGTGGCCGTGGGCGACCCCAGGTCCATGCGACCGGCATTGTTGATCAGGCCGTCCACCCCGCCCAGTGCTTCCGCCAACTCCTGGACCGCCGTTGTGGCCGCCGCCAGGTCGGCCACATCGGCGCTGCGCCAGGCCGCGCCAAGTTCGTCTGCGAGCGCGGCGAGCGGCTCGACCCGTCTGGCCAGCAGACCAACCGATGCACCCGCCTCCACACACGAGCGTGCAATCGCCTCGCCGATACCGGATGAACCGCCGGTCACGATTACCCGGCGACCATCCAACGACTTCGGTGCCCCGTCCATGAGCGCAGGGTAGGACATGACAGCCTGCGAGATCGCCTCTCAACGATGGTTGGCATCCCACTTACCTGCAACACCGAGCCGCCTTAACATCTCAAGGCGCAACGCAACCCCGGGGGATCTCCATGACCACACGTTCGATTCGATCAGCGACGGCCAAAGCCGCCGCCGTGCTTGCAGTGGTGCTCGTTGCCGCCTCGTGCGCCGCCGCAGCCGGGCCACACACCGGTTGGGCCAAGTATTCCATCGCCCCAGGAGCGCACTCGGCCACGGTCGACGCCAACGGTGGCACCAGCCCCATCGCTGGTCTCACCAGTGTGTCGTCGCGGACGTTCAAGTTCTTCTTCGACTCCTCCGCCAAGTACGTCATCACCGATCCCACCCAGCCCAGCGACCAGTTCGACTACAACAAGCTGCCCGGCTTCTCGGACTGCGGGGACATCGACCTGAGCAAGAACGGTGCGATGTTTGGCTGGCGCTGGAGGTTGGATACCAACCCGAAGCGTCTTGAGGTGGTGCAGTACGCCAACAACAACGGCACTCACCTCTACCCGTCCGCACCGCTCCTCAGCCTCAGCGAGGCCGAGGTGGACGGCGAACACCCCCTGACCTACTCGGTTCGCATCGGTGGCCCCAACAACTCCAAGTACCTCTTCTCGGTCGAGGGCACGCTGCCCGGTCGGTCGGTCAACGTCAGCGCCGAACTGCCACGCCAGTGCCCCTCCACGTCAACCACCGGTTCAAAATGGGCCTCCGGCTTCTACTTTGGCGGCACCTCGACCGCTCCGTCCACCATCACCGGGTGGATTCAGGAAGGCTGATCACGCTGCCCTGCCAGTGACCACCATCGGCGCCGGGGTGTGGACCGCCGGATGCCATCGCCGATACACGTCTCCCTCGTCAGGGTCCGATGGGCGACACTGGAGCCATGGCAGGCGGCTCACACAAACCGATCCCCAGCGAACGGGGCTTGCAGGTCACCGAGCGTCTCACCATCCCCGAGGGCGAGTTGAGCTGGCAGTTCACACGATCCGGCGGCCCCGGCGGACAGCACGCCAACACGTCCGACACCCGCGTTGATGTGCGCTTCGACATCGCCAACTCGGCCGTGCTCGACGACCGGCAGCGCTCACGGCTCACCCAGCAATTCGGTGACGAGGCCCGGGTGATCGTCGACCGTCACCGATCACAGTGGAAGAACCGGGTGGAGGCCCGTTCGCAGCTGGCCGGTCGGATCAGGGCGGCGCTCGCTCCGCCCAAGGCGCCGCGCCGGGCCACCCGCCCCACCCGCGGCTCCCAGCGGCGACGCCTGGAGGCCAAACGCCAACAGAGCGAGAAGAAGGCCAACCGTCGCCGCCCGGCCGCAGACTGACACCACGCCGACGGTTGCCGCCCTGCTACAACAACAATTCGAGCTCCCATTCGGTGTAGAGGTCACGCGGCGGCTTGAACGTGTCGGTGCGACCCGTGCGGGTGAACCCAAGGCCGGCGTAGAGGGCGTCGGCGCCGTGATTGGCACTCGCCACCCACAACACCACCCGGCGGAATCCTTCGCTCCCGGCTCGCTCGACCACCGCACCACTCAAGGCGACCGCTGTCCGACGGCGCCGACCCGCCGGGGCGACCCACAGGCCGGACAGGTGCGCAGCGGTTGGGTTCTCGCGGTCCGGGCTGGAGGTCACCACGCCCACGTCGACCCCGTCGAGCACCGCCACCCAGGTGTTCACCGAGGCCAGCCGGGCCCTCCATTCGTCCTCGGTCAGGCCGATCTCCTCCGAAAGCAGCTTGAAGAACGACTGCGGGTCCTCCCTCAAACTCGCCAGGCGCAGCGCCCGCACCCGATCCCACTGCTTGGGACCAACCGCCTCGATGGTCAGCGTCGGCTCGGTGAGGTCCACGCACCGATTCTCTCAGGGCCATCGCCATCCTCTCAACAGACCGATCCCACCCAAGGCTCCGGTAGCCTGAGGTGGTGAGCGTTCTCCCGGACTACACCACCATCGGCCCACCCCCCGCAGCGATCCCAGCCGCCACTGCCGCTGACGGCGCCGCCGAGCGCTGGCGGGCCGAGGCCGCTGCCATTGCGGGCGACGAACCCGGAGACCTCAGCGTCGCCACGCCCGAGGGCATCGACGTGGCTGTGTTGTCGACCGCCGCCGACACCACCGACCTGGGCTTCCTCGACGGCCTGCCCGGTATCGCCCCCTACGTGCGCGGCCCGTACCCCACGATGTACACCCAACAGCCGTGGACGATCCGGCAGTACGCCGGATTCTCCACCGCCGA
Above is a genomic segment from Candidatus Microthrix parvicella Bio17-1 containing:
- the arfB gene encoding alternative ribosome rescue aminoacyl-tRNA hydrolase ArfB gives rise to the protein MAGGSHKPIPSERGLQVTERLTIPEGELSWQFTRSGGPGGQHANTSDTRVDVRFDIANSAVLDDRQRSRLTQQFGDEARVIVDRHRSQWKNRVEARSQLAGRIRAALAPPKAPRRATRPTRGSQRRRLEAKRQQSEKKANRRRPAAD
- a CDS encoding DEAD/DEAH box helicase — translated: MNTPVPSFRALGVPDDLSAVLERAGIVFPFDIQVAAIPDALAGRDVLARAPTGSGKTLAFGLPLVAQVGRGTTRKPRALVLSPTRELAEQIRRELEPLAAARGRNVLAVYGGVGMNPQRSALNRGVDVLVACPGRLTDLIEQGCVSLGDVDQVVIDEADRMADMGFLPTVRKLLDMTAKRRQTQLYSATLDNDVKVLVDRYQHQPVRHEVGETEPDLSTVSHRFIEADRPQKLALSADLIDDAGPTVVFCRTRHGADRVAKQLKRVGIKAAPIHGGRSQGQRTRALEAFADGKVAALVATDVAARGIHVDGVACVLHFDLPPDPKDYVHRSGRTARAGAEGQVVSLVQPDQRKDLRKLQREVGLPQADSEVAFVPSVRAQVPVHEPSRPKGGGGNKRRNPRNSGGGSSRGNSGSGSGRARSGSSGRR
- a CDS encoding SDR family oxidoreductase, which encodes MDGAPKSLDGRRVIVTGGSSGIGEAIARSCVEAGASVGLLARRVEPLAALADELGAAWRSADVADLAAATTAVQELAEALGGVDGLINNAGRMDLGSPTATNPEVWRAAFEVNVMGLLATTHAAVPYLRRSAHPNLINMSSMSGRRVASVDGGVYASTKFAVHALGDALRMELQPDGIAVTTVSPGFVRTNLADDADDEHRRQWQHSVAERGIDPEVIGEVVRHLLTLPTGVCPVEYALTATAQLPG
- a CDS encoding YceI family protein — encoded protein: MTNKVKGAVGAHPVLAGLGVLVLVCAGVGAFVYNQMFGLQTTVVYFGVPDAPTLTAKPDETLYRIDATKSKITYNVDEKLAGTTHTATGTTRGIAGDIALNTNNPTTSRVGDIVINVQQLTSDQQLRDERLRHDYLESNDYQTATFSPTKLDGLPTKISQNTPYPFTITGNLTVKETTKPATLKATGTLNNNTLTINATTTISLSEFNIGPINMVGFAQSGDNAKLTFNLTAINAADFEDTDRVAAEPTPQPPKPTNTSPSFAKQVKPILETSCASCHQTGEAGAPFWELTNASDAVRIADGLALITKSGYMPPFLATNKGIPLQHDPRLTTTQITTIEDWAKAGAQLDTPKTTPIKAPDDVALHPRADKTLTAEAPYQGSTSKTNDYRCLVMDPQVTKPTVVTGYEFVPDKNEFVHHALVYRMSADRRKGIDERDAADPGTGYECFGGVGAGGGGLSPSGRSRGSSLVAGWAPGGLPGRYPDNTGLKLEPGDFFVTQIHYHYVHAAPPDQSELVLQVGEGDAADYDDVQVSQYLAPAEIPCMPDEKGPLCTREAAVKALGEEFGPAAPIIADGLNAICGSTPEETANVDANGISTTGCEHQVSSPGKLLSVNGHMHELGRTFRMTLNPDTPDEKILLDIDRWDFNWQFSYVPKEDITLTKDDVIKVECSWDRNLINPQAEPRWVTWSEGTEDEMCFSTVATVKPRE
- a CDS encoding GNAT family N-acetyltransferase, producing MDLTEPTLTIEAVGPKQWDRVRALRLASLREDPQSFFKLLSEEIGLTEDEWRARLASVNTWVAVLDGVDVGVVTSSPDRENPTAAHLSGLWVAPAGRRRRTAVALSGAVVERAGSEGFRRVVLWVASANHGADALYAGLGFTRTGRTDTFKPPRDLYTEWELELLL
- the dcd gene encoding dCTP deaminase, which translates into the protein MILADASIRALIDSGALVFDPYDPDLVQPASVDVRLGRQFRVMRNTRLTHIDPITVDDALMESLEVPDGEPFVLHPGEFALGHTAETLGLPDNIVGVVNGKSSLGRLGVQVHATAGFVDPGFHGVIVLELSNVSTLPILLRPGMKVAQMVFQHLDRSAERPYGHPGLGSKYQGQQGAVASRYAANYPDA
- a CDS encoding YceI family protein encodes the protein MTAQHPVLAGLGVLVLVCAGVGAFVYNQMFGLQTTVVYFGVPDAPTLTAKPDETLYRIDATKSKITYNVDEKLAGTTHTATGTTRGIAGDIALNTNNPTTSRVGDIVINVQQLTSDQQLRDERLRHDYLESNDYQTATFSPTKLDGLPTKISQNTPYPFTITGNLTVKETTKPATLKATGTLNNNTLTINATTTISLSEFNIGPINMVGFAQSGDNAKLTFNLTAINAADFEDTDRVAAEPTPQPPKPTNTSPSFAKQVKPILETSCASCHQTGEAGAPFWELTNASDAVRIADGLALITKSGYMPPFLATNKGIPLQHDPRLTTTQITTIEDWAKAGAQLDTPKTTPIKPKGKVINRIDPDVTLQADAPYQGSTKLTNDYRCLVMDPELKTDTSLTGYEFVPDKNEFVHHALIFRMAADLRPTVDARDKADPGTGYGCFGGVGADEVVPSPSGMGGGTDLVAAWAPGQSSGTFPDGSGMRLNQGDFFVVQVHYHFVHAAPPDHSELALRFGKDPVDDYDDIAVTQYLAPAEIPCRPDEKGPLCGRDAMMDDLADRYGSSAPVIADGLNGMCGGTPEMNANVDEDGMSYSSCDHWALGTGQVVSVFGHMHELGVGFRLTLNPDTPDEKILLDIDRWDFNWQLNYEPADEVVIKPGDIVRAECSWDRDLINPQTEPRWVSWAEGTEDEMCYSALTTREQHWTGTEQPPDGPEIEPGLIDPITLEADSPEAAD